In a single window of the Pseudomonadota bacterium genome:
- a CDS encoding FHA domain-containing protein, translated as MEEWVLVHNDRIVKRFSIENGQCLTIGRDADADIVINNTAISRKHTSLELMGGSYYLTDLYSLNGTKVNGKQIVSSVPISKNDLIEVGKFILKPAEYLTGEAEAGSVAANPDSFNQTIYVSGLYKRSLLNKEKKPKKYNELTVLEGKASPETLSLKGRGSIRAGKDITSDLILAGWFIGNPQFFITHRGDGYYIVHNKSLLHRMTSINGKPLKGERKLRKKDIISVGSIRIQFN; from the coding sequence ATGGAAGAATGGGTACTCGTTCATAATGACCGGATCGTCAAGCGCTTCAGTATCGAGAACGGCCAGTGTCTGACCATCGGCAGGGACGCGGACGCCGACATCGTGATCAATAACACCGCCATTTCCCGAAAGCACACCTCCCTTGAACTGATGGGAGGTTCCTACTATCTCACGGACCTCTACAGTTTGAACGGGACCAAGGTCAACGGCAAGCAGATCGTCTCATCGGTGCCGATCAGCAAAAACGATCTGATCGAAGTCGGCAAGTTTATTCTGAAACCCGCAGAGTATCTTACCGGCGAAGCTGAAGCAGGTTCGGTTGCCGCAAACCCCGACAGCTTCAACCAGACGATCTACGTGAGCGGTCTCTACAAAAGGAGCCTGCTGAACAAGGAGAAAAAACCGAAGAAATATAACGAGCTTACCGTGCTGGAAGGGAAGGCCTCCCCGGAAACGCTTTCCCTGAAAGGGCGGGGCAGCATCAGGGCCGGCAAAGACATCACCAGCGACCTGATCCTCGCCGGCTGGTTTATCGGCAACCCCCAATTCTTTATTACCCATCGCGGTGACGGCTACTACATCGTTCACAACAAAAGTCTTCTGCACAGAATGACCTCCATCAACGGCAAACCTCTCAAGGGAGAGCGGAAACTGCGCAAGAAAGATATCATTTCAGTGGGAAGCATCCGGATTCAGTTCAACTGA
- a CDS encoding FHA domain-containing protein: MEEWVIVHNNRIIKRFKINNGQSLVIGRGPEANIVINHSAISRKHCSLELMGAEYFITDHYSLNGTKINGNSITSAVQINRSDLIELGSFILKPAALLTGKEKTNPVAASPDSSKKTLLAKDFRKKS; encoded by the coding sequence ATGGAAGAATGGGTAATTGTTCATAACAACCGGATCATCAAGCGTTTCAAGATCAATAACGGCCAGAGTCTGGTGATCGGCAGGGGCCCTGAAGCCAACATCGTGATCAACCATAGCGCCATTTCCAGAAAACATTGTTCCCTTGAATTAATGGGCGCGGAATATTTCATTACAGACCATTACAGCCTCAACGGAACCAAGATCAACGGCAATTCGATCACTTCAGCTGTGCAGATCAACAGGAGCGACCTGATCGAACTCGGCAGTTTTATTCTGAAACCCGCCGCATTATTAACCGGCAAAGAAAAAACAAATCCCGTTGCTGCAAGTCCGGACAGTTCCAAAAAAACGCTTCTCGCCAAAGACTTCAGAAAGAAATCCTGA
- the mutY gene encoding A/G-specific adenine glycosylase, producing MNKNLFQQKLLDWFAQNARDLPWRKTYLPYHIWISEIMLQQTRMDRVVEYFQRWIARFPDIESIVRASEDEILKLWEGLGYYSRAKNLVRAAVIIVQEHEGRMPQEHQALLALPGIGPYTAGAIMSLAFNREFPIVDGNVERVFARIFNLAKPVKEKESHRFIWQQAEALIPPGMAREFNQSLMELGALICTPKQPLCDRCPVSELCLAHEKNIVGERPVQGGGRKSTPLTMVAGILFSDGKVLIRKRPEGKVWGGLWEFPGGRLEKGEAKISGLKRTFYEKTGLTVGVVGKTGIIKHSYTVYRVTLYGYHCEVSGESSTRKNDGAEYKWVSIEDLNRYAFSAGHRKLIRTSLPFS from the coding sequence ATGAATAAAAATCTGTTTCAGCAAAAGCTCCTCGACTGGTTTGCGCAAAATGCTCGGGACCTGCCCTGGCGAAAAACCTATCTCCCATACCATATCTGGATCTCGGAGATCATGCTGCAGCAGACCCGGATGGATCGGGTGGTGGAGTATTTTCAGCGCTGGATCGCGAGATTTCCCGATATTGAGAGTATTGTCAGGGCCTCTGAGGATGAGATTCTTAAACTGTGGGAAGGGCTCGGCTATTACAGCAGGGCGAAGAATCTTGTCCGAGCGGCAGTGATCATCGTACAGGAGCATGAAGGACGAATGCCGCAGGAGCACCAGGCGCTGCTGGCGCTGCCGGGCATCGGCCCTTATACCGCAGGAGCCATCATGAGTCTTGCCTTCAATCGGGAGTTCCCCATTGTCGACGGCAACGTGGAACGGGTTTTTGCCCGAATTTTCAACCTGGCAAAGCCGGTGAAGGAAAAGGAGAGCCATCGGTTTATCTGGCAGCAGGCGGAGGCGTTGATTCCTCCTGGAATGGCTCGGGAATTCAACCAGTCCCTGATGGAACTGGGGGCTTTGATCTGCACCCCGAAGCAGCCGTTATGCGACCGGTGCCCGGTCAGTGAATTGTGCCTTGCGCATGAAAAGAATATCGTCGGGGAAAGGCCTGTTCAGGGTGGCGGCAGGAAAAGCACTCCGCTCACCATGGTGGCCGGAATTCTTTTCTCCGACGGGAAAGTCCTGATCCGCAAGCGACCCGAGGGCAAGGTGTGGGGCGGGTTGTGGGAATTCCCCGGGGGCAGGCTGGAGAAAGGGGAAGCCAAAATAAGTGGTCTGAAACGTACTTTTTATGAAAAAACCGGATTAACTGTCGGGGTTGTCGGAAAAACCGGAATTATTAAGCATAGTTATACCGTTTATAGGGTGACTCTATATGGGTACCATTGTGAGGTGTCTGGAGAATCCAGCACTAGGAAGAATGATGGTGCGGAGTATAAATGGGTATCTATAGAAGATCTCAACCGGTATGCCTTTTCCGCCGGTCACCGGAAACTGATTAGAACATCTTTGCCCTTTTCTTAA
- a CDS encoding GIY-YIG nuclease family protein, producing the protein MIDFEKELHTILQDDPLGLLAVKAKASSAISGDERLVASFEEINSFIREHGHEPAESRDINERRLYSRLKGIRNNPQTAEPLTDYDIFGLLGEPEKVEPVELNTVEDVLEHDTLGLLDGGASGGEADPGDIFTLTHVSKPADRPDYVAKRKKCKEFARFEPLFRAIHTGLKTKVKVTRKFTSERQIKPGEFFILDGMLVLVANQGEWEKKNFGNVNARLYCVFENGTESNMYLRSLAAALWKDEHSRQVIDAKQKELFKEDEQVAGEDEATGYIYVLRSLSEAPEIREIENLYKIGFSRKPIADRIQNAAQEPTYLMADVVPVVDWQTYNLNPQKLEQLLHTFFAEACIELDVFDGDGKRHTPREWFDVPLHIIETVVELLINGEIVNYRYHHARQEIMAK; encoded by the coding sequence ATGATTGATTTTGAGAAAGAATTACATACGATCCTGCAGGATGATCCTTTAGGATTGCTGGCCGTCAAGGCAAAGGCATCTTCCGCCATCAGCGGTGATGAGAGACTGGTTGCCTCTTTTGAGGAGATCAACTCATTTATCCGTGAACATGGTCATGAACCGGCGGAAAGCCGTGATATAAATGAAAGAAGGCTGTACAGCAGGTTGAAAGGCATACGCAATAACCCGCAAACCGCTGAACCATTAACTGACTACGATATCTTCGGCCTGCTTGGTGAACCGGAAAAGGTGGAGCCGGTGGAGTTAAACACGGTTGAGGACGTGCTGGAACATGACACCCTTGGTTTGCTTGATGGCGGCGCTTCCGGCGGTGAGGCTGATCCGGGCGATATTTTTACACTGACCCACGTCTCCAAGCCTGCCGACAGGCCGGACTATGTCGCCAAACGTAAAAAATGCAAAGAGTTTGCCCGGTTCGAGCCTCTCTTTAGGGCCATACATACCGGCCTGAAAACAAAAGTAAAAGTTACCAGAAAATTTACCAGTGAAAGGCAGATCAAGCCTGGAGAATTTTTTATTCTCGATGGCATGCTGGTTCTGGTTGCCAATCAGGGAGAATGGGAAAAAAAGAATTTCGGCAATGTCAATGCCCGGCTCTATTGCGTATTTGAGAACGGTACAGAGTCAAACATGTACCTGCGCTCTCTGGCCGCGGCCCTCTGGAAAGACGAGCACAGCCGCCAGGTTATCGATGCAAAACAGAAAGAATTGTTCAAAGAGGATGAGCAAGTTGCCGGGGAAGATGAAGCCACGGGCTATATTTATGTCTTGCGTTCTTTGAGTGAAGCGCCTGAGATCAGAGAAATCGAAAACCTGTATAAAATCGGTTTTTCCCGCAAACCTATCGCTGACAGAATCCAAAATGCCGCCCAGGAACCAACCTATCTTATGGCTGATGTGGTTCCGGTGGTAGACTGGCAGACATATAACCTTAATCCACAAAAGCTTGAACAGCTTCTCCATACTTTTTTTGCCGAAGCATGTATCGAGCTGGATGTTTTTGACGGTGATGGCAAACGGCATACTCCCAGAGAGTGGTTCGATGTGCCCTTGCATATTATTGAAACAGTCGTAGAACTGTTGATTAATGGTGAGATTGTCAACTATCGCTATCATCACGCCAGGCAGGAAATCATGGCAAAATGA
- a CDS encoding ATP-dependent helicase: protein MPDLVNVTYARTGRSIATDGMGMREMQARAFAAGKAQYLLLKAPPASGKSRALMFLGLDKLFNQGLKKVIVAVPERSIGSSFARTDLTRHGFFADWDFNPACNLCTPGGETSKVTAFVNFLNDPAATILICTHATLRFAFEAVAEEKFNDTLLAIDEFHHVSADSDNRLGEVIRSIMANTSAHIVAMTGSYFRGDSVPVLEPADEARFVKVTYNYYEQLNGYEHLKTLGIGYHFYQGRYLSAIDEVLDTDKKTILHIPNVNAGESTKDKHNEVNAILDLIGAVTHQDPDSGVIFVKRHNDGKIIKVADLVEDTPRERDKIVGYLREMDDVDDMDLIIALGMAKEGFDWPYCEHALTVGYRGSLTEIIQIIGRATRDSNNKTHAQFTNLIAQPDAVDEEVRLSVNNMLKAITASLLMEQVLAPNFKFKTRRFDDDPPEAGTLKIRGFKEPSSQRVKDIVESDLNDLKAAILQDNTLLKTLPGEFIEPEVINKVLIPKVIQTRYPELTPEEVEEVRQHVVADSAIKNGEIKTVGDKSFVRMAGKFVNIDDLHIDLIDQINPFQKAFEVLSKSVTAKLLKVIQETIDAGRIQMTDEEAVILYRDKIGPFMKTHGGREPNINASDPLEKRMAEALVYLRNKRRQQTISAS from the coding sequence ATGCCCGACTTAGTCAACGTAACCTATGCCCGAACGGGCCGCTCCATCGCCACCGACGGGATGGGCATGCGGGAGATGCAGGCCCGGGCCTTTGCGGCCGGGAAGGCCCAATATCTGCTGCTGAAAGCGCCGCCCGCCTCCGGGAAATCTCGCGCCTTGATGTTTCTGGGGTTGGATAAACTCTTTAACCAGGGCCTGAAAAAAGTGATCGTGGCGGTGCCGGAGCGTTCCATCGGCAGCTCCTTTGCCCGGACTGACCTGACCAGGCATGGTTTCTTTGCCGATTGGGACTTTAATCCGGCCTGTAATCTCTGCACTCCCGGCGGCGAGACGAGCAAGGTTACCGCCTTTGTAAACTTTTTAAACGATCCGGCCGCGACCATTCTGATCTGCACCCATGCCACCCTGCGCTTCGCCTTTGAGGCGGTGGCGGAAGAAAAGTTCAACGACACCCTGCTGGCCATCGATGAGTTCCACCATGTCTCGGCCGACAGCGACAACCGGCTGGGCGAGGTGATCCGTTCCATCATGGCCAACACCTCGGCCCATATTGTCGCGATGACCGGTTCCTATTTCCGGGGCGACTCGGTGCCGGTGCTGGAGCCTGCGGATGAAGCCAGGTTTGTCAAGGTCACCTATAACTACTATGAACAGCTGAACGGTTATGAGCATTTAAAGACCTTGGGCATCGGCTACCATTTTTATCAGGGCCGTTATCTGAGCGCCATTGACGAGGTGCTGGATACCGATAAAAAGACGATCCTCCATATTCCCAATGTCAATGCCGGCGAATCAACCAAAGATAAACATAATGAGGTCAACGCTATCCTTGATCTCATCGGCGCCGTGACCCATCAGGACCCGGATAGCGGCGTGATTTTTGTGAAGCGGCACAACGACGGCAAGATCATCAAGGTTGCCGATCTGGTGGAAGACACCCCCAGGGAGCGAGACAAAATTGTCGGCTACCTGCGCGAAATGGATGATGTTGACGACATGGATCTGATCATCGCTCTCGGCATGGCCAAGGAGGGCTTTGACTGGCCCTATTGCGAGCATGCCCTGACTGTAGGATACAGGGGATCGCTCACCGAGATTATCCAGATCATCGGTCGGGCCACCCGTGACAGCAATAACAAGACCCACGCTCAGTTCACCAACCTTATTGCCCAGCCGGACGCGGTGGATGAAGAGGTGCGGCTGTCGGTCAATAACATGCTGAAAGCCATTACCGCCTCGCTCTTGATGGAACAGGTACTGGCCCCGAATTTCAAGTTCAAGACCAGACGGTTTGATGATGATCCGCCGGAGGCAGGGACTTTGAAGATACGGGGATTCAAGGAACCCAGCTCGCAGCGGGTGAAGGATATTGTCGAGTCCGACCTCAATGACCTGAAAGCCGCTATCCTGCAGGACAATACCTTACTCAAGACCCTGCCCGGTGAGTTTATTGAGCCGGAGGTGATCAACAAAGTGCTGATCCCCAAGGTAATCCAGACCAGGTATCCGGAGTTGACCCCGGAAGAGGTTGAAGAAGTGCGCCAGCACGTGGTGGCTGACTCGGCGATCAAGAACGGCGAGATCAAAACGGTCGGCGATAAAAGTTTTGTGCGGATGGCCGGCAAGTTTGTCAATATCGATGACCTGCACATTGACCTGATCGATCAGATCAACCCGTTTCAGAAGGCTTTCGAGGTATTGTCAAAATCGGTGACCGCCAAACTGCTCAAGGTGATCCAGGAGACCATCGACGCCGGGCGTATTCAGATGACGGACGAGGAAGCGGTCATTTTGTACCGGGACAAGATCGGCCCCTTTATGAAGACTCATGGCGGACGGGAGCCAAATATCAACGCAAGCGACCCCCTGGAAAAAAGAATGGCCGAGGCGCTGGTTTATTTACGCAATAAGAGGCGGCAACAGACAATTAGCGCATCATGA